In Solanum stenotomum isolate F172 chromosome 6, ASM1918654v1, whole genome shotgun sequence, one DNA window encodes the following:
- the LOC125867151 gene encoding uncharacterized protein LOC125867151 — translation MSPYQLVFGKSCYLPVDLEHKVLWELKALNLDWTKASRERLDQLNEIDEFKLRSYDSSAIYKEKIKKWHDTRIVQREFNVGDWVLLYNSRLRLFPGKLKTKWSGPFRVTRVFTNGAIEFEDKSVDSERTVQIRAPQVHSVTRRKNRQAQDIFGELRTDSAHVKI, via the exons ATGTCCCCATATCAACTAGTTTTTGGTAAATCATGTTATTTACCTGTTGATCTAGAACATAAAGTCTTATGGGAATTGAAAGCTCTGAATTTAGATTGGACAAAGGCTTCAAGGGAGAGGTTGGACCAGTTGAATGAAATAGATGAGTTCAAGCTCAGATCATATGACAGCTCAGCCATTTacaaagagaaaataaagaaatggcACGACACACGAATAGTCCAGAGGGAATTCAATGTGGGAGATTGGGTGTTATTGTACAACTCACGACTAAGGCTCTTTCCAGGAAAGCTAAAAACCAAATGGTCTGGGCCTTTTAGAGTGACACGAGTGTTCACCAATGGTGCCATAGAATTTGAAG ATAAAAGCGTGGATAGTGAACGAACAGTGCAAATAAGGGCACCACAAGTCCATTCAGTGACACGCAGAAAGAATCGGCAAGCTCAGGACATCTTTGGCGAACTGCGGACTGATTCAGCACACGTAAAAATTTGA